The following nucleotide sequence is from Triticum dicoccoides isolate Atlit2015 ecotype Zavitan chromosome 7B, WEW_v2.0, whole genome shotgun sequence.
ACCAGAACATTCAGGATAGTGCTATCTCAAAATGTCCATATCATGATTGTACAAGGAAAAACCATTGCACTGTGTTGGTAGTGAGTGAGTGGCTTACTCTTCTCCGACATCCCTGAGTATGTTGGTGAGCTGGTTCGCGAGCCCGAGAGCCAGAGCGGCGCCATAGACACTCTCAGCCGTCGCCTTGGACTCGGGCGCAATGCCCATCACCGGGACACTCATCAGCCCCACGGTGCCCGCAACATAGTAGCAGTACATGTAGAGCTCGTCAAAGTTCGTGTACCTCGCCTTCTTGAGGTCCGTCCGCATCCCGTCGATCATGTCCTTGAAGGGCTGGCATATGTAAAAGTAATTGGTCATTTAGAAAATCAATAATATAGTTCATAAGTAGGAGTGCTAAGAACGACCAAGACCTTTTTTTTTTTACAATGCAAGGCAGGATCACTGCCGATTTCActaagagaaaaagaaaagaaatacagaGTAACGTGGTTTATATGGGAAATTAGGCCGAGAACCACAAAGCACGGTAAAAAAGAGTGACCAAGTACATTTTCATGATGTATTATTCAGGTCTGGAGTCACTTGGACTCTCCCTGATTTCATTTCtccttctacatcatttccaagttCCTGTTTGTTCTAGGTATGTTTGGGAATAATACTTACTGAAAAGTTCTCCCTATAATTTCCCCACTTTGATTAAACATATCTTTGACCAGACGATTCACTATAGCGTCTAGTAAACTGGATAAGCCCCCACTACAATGTGTGAAAAGTTCATACGGCTCAACAACAGCATCAGAGACTAACAAAAGGCCGACAAACGAAACAATTTTGACCAATCATCGACTTTCCGGTCATCTTGCACTGAGATTGTGAGGTCTAGGGGCAATCTGATGCTGACAGGGAATATCCACCACCACTCTGTTCCACCAGAATCATACAATGTGGACTGAACAATTATGGGCTGGCTGGTACCTGAATATCTATGGGGAACTTGGTGATGGTGTCGGAGAGCGCGGCGTCGAGCATGTCGTAGGGCCGCCTGGCGAAGAGGTCCTCCAGCCTCCTCTCCCACCGGTCCAGCGCCTGCGGCGTGATGTGCGACGCGTTGGGACCGTCCACCAGCTCGTCTGTCCTCCTGCACCATACTGAACAATGATGCTATACATCAGATTCTGAAAGTGTTCGATGCCTAGAGTATATCTCATTTAGAACTGACAGAACCTCAGGTTCACATTCCTTAAGTAGTGAGGAATATGTTCTTGCAAACTTTTCTCATGTACTTTGATCCTATTGAGGCCATTTAGCCAACAAAAAGCCTAATTTGATTCTTCCACACATAATGGCATATAAAAAAAGTGTTATGTGAGGCCtttattcttcactgactatactATATAGGAGTATCTATATAAATATATAGCATGCAAGTTCCACGATGTTTCTATTTGCCATTATTCGCATCCAGAACTAGTTTACGCCATTAACTGAAAACAAAAGTGGCCAATAATCTTGGGGAGTGTCAAAGATTCTTGCAAGTTGCTGTTAAATACAATATGTAGCAATTTAACTGATGCAAAATGTGGGCATGCCCTTTCTGACGATCTGAAGTGAAAATGAAACTAGCTCCATTTTCAGTCACATTACTGAAACTAACTGACACTGTGTGACACATACTGATACTACAGCAGGGGAGCAACAATGGAGGGTCCAAGCCAGGCATGGTGAGGTTTCAGATTGATTACCGTAGATGGCCCATATGGCGCGCCGCCGCTCCTCTGTCATCAGCAAGGTCCCTGCCATGCACGACCAGACATGAACGGGTGAGCTCCATGATCATCAGAACATGGGCTTGGCATGCGGCAGACTGCCACCATGGCTCAAGAAAAACAGAGTAAGCATGCATGAAGGAGCACCGTACCGAGGTAGAAGGTCTTGGCGTACTCCTCGCAGATCTCGCCGCAGCGGGCgtaggcctccccgagcccgccgcgCGGCGCGTCCAGCTCCCTGGCTACGGCGGGCGGCGCCGCCTGCTGTGGCCGGAGCTGGCGCTTGAGCAATGCCGCCTGCTTCACCACCACGTCGTACACCTTCTGCTCCGAGGAGACGACGGCGACGGCCGCCTCGCCGCCGGGGCTGACGGTGAGGCTGGAGTAGACCGGCGACGCCGCGCTCCGGGTTCCCGCCTCCCCCGGCTCGCCGACGCCGAGGCAGCCGTACTTGAGCGAGCAGAGCACCCACCGCGGCCTCTGCTGCCTCCTCCTAGGCAACATGCGGGAGCACTGGACGCCGTCCCGCGCGGCGCCATCACCGGGGGACGAGGCTGCCCCGAGCAGCAGCGTGACGGTGGTGGCCATCTGCTGCATGCGCGCGCGCAACGCCACCCCCAAAccgccggagctcgtcgccgcGGAGCAGAGGATTCTCCCCTGCAAGGGAGAGAAGTGAGGCACGCAGCGTGTGACGAGCGGATGGTGGATTCACCACTGTCGTGTGAGCCGGGGGGAAAGGCGTTCTTGGACACGCGCACGCGTTGTCTGGGCCGGAGTGGTGGCCGCACTACCGACCACTAGCCTGCCGGGCACCCCTGCACTGCATATACTACTACACAAGCATGTACAGCACACGGTGAGTGACATGCAATGGCGACAATTCCCTTGTGCTTGGGCAAAAGGGCTTATGCAGGAGGAGCGGCTTAGGCCACTCACCTCTTATCAGCACGGCCACACTGCAAGCTCGACCCCTCTAGGAGCTCACGGCATATGCCTGCCTGAACCTGCGCCGGATCGCCGTCAAGCAAGAAGACGATACACATGTACGGCCGGATCCTGCTGAGAGTGAGCGTGCGTATGTGAACATGCTGCTACCAAGGTTCCATGCTAGGACAAAGTCCAgtgtctccctccctctctctctctctctctctctctgcgtctAGTGTCCTCTTGCTTCCTCTTTTGAGAGAGAGACGTGGAGGAGACGAGGGCCGGCCAGAGGGAGGGGATAGGGTTATCACATGGGCGCGCTGCGGGTGCGTGCCTTGGCGGCCGCTCAGTGGTGACACCTGGAAAGGGTTGGATGGACGAATCCGCTGGGGCTCTCCTACGTGGCGCCTGGTCCCCACACCCACTCGCACACGCGCGCCGGTGACATGGCGTCATGCATTCCCTGCCGGCTTTGCTGGCCCGGTGGTTATTAAGCCTGGTATGTACTCCCTCCgcaccaaaatagatgactcaattttatgCTAACttcagtataaagttgagtcatctattttgaaacggaggcagtagcatccaaAATTCACGTTCGCAAGAGGATCCCTGACGACATATTGCTCGACCCAGGTGTGCAAGCGGCGATAGCCGCGGTGAGCGCGCTCAGGGTGAGTGATGAGCCAGCGCAGAGGGGCGCAAGAAAGGCGAGCATCAGTGTGAACCTCACGATGACAACAACAAATCACGCACAGGCCGTGGCTTCTACTCCAGCAATAGCCACGGCCACCGTGGTTGCGACATCATCACCTGCAGGAACCATAGGGGGGGCTGTGGCTTCTACACCAGCAATAGCCACGGTCCGTGCGGATGCGGCGCCAATTCCACCTACAGAAAACATAGCGAGGGCTGGGGCTTCTACACCAACAATAGCCACGGCCGCTGCGGATGCGTCGTCAACTCCACCTACAGGAATCGTGGCGGGGGCCGACACAGACACAACCCCACTCGCGCTTGCCATCATGGAAGCAGTGACCCCTCCCTACCCTCCAGGGTTTGGTCCTGATGCAGTGTCCAAGCCCACGCCTACGACTGCTGCGGTCACCACCCCTGTAGGGGCGGGTATGATGACAGGGAGGGAGACGACCCCAGAAGCGGGCAGTGAGGTGGATAGTTCTGCAGACCAGGGCGGTGAGGCTGATGATCCTACTGGTATACCTATGGCACCCCCGGCAGAGGAGAACAAGACCAAGATCAAGAAAAGGTACATGAATCAGGTTAAGGGGAGGAAGAACACAATTGTGGGGGACTCAATTCTGGGCAAGAGGACGACCTGTAACACATCTGTACACAATATAGGCTTAGACAGTGAGCTAGCTGACAGTAGGGATATGTATAAGAAAAAGAGAGGCACTGAGAGGGCAGAGGACAGGAGCACAAAAGGGGAGATAGGCGGAAAGGAAGCTACCGGTACTGGGGCTGCCGGGGAACTGACGGGCGCGACGGATAGCGCCCGTCAGGAGGAATGACGATCTTGAGCTGGAACTGCCGGGGCTTGGGCCACCCCGGGACAGTTCGAGAGCTGGTGTGCTTAGTGCATACCCACCGCCCCTCCGTCGTGTTCATCTCAGAGACACGGCAGTGCGAAGAGAGCGTCAAAAGAATAAGATCGAGAATAGGTATGAAGCATTGTATCGCCCATGATGGGAAAGGCAAAGGTGCCGGCATCGCCCTATTCTGGGACGATAGCATTGAAATAAATTTGCTCTCGTATGGACCGCGGTATATCGATGTGCATATCCGTAATGATCCTCATGGCCCTTAGTGGCGAGGCACCTTTGTGTATGGCGAGCCTCGTGCTCACGAGAGACATCATATGTGGAGTCTGATCCGTAGAATAAAAGACAGATCCAGGGAACCATGGATGATGATAGGCGATTTTAATGAGACCTTgtggcagggggaacatttttcagCTACAAAACGTTCTGAAAGACACATGAGTAACTTCAGAGAATGTTTGGGGTGGTGTGACCTGCATGACCTGGGATATAGGGGTCCCGACTGGACTTTTGATAACAAGCAAAGCGGAAGAAAGAATGTCCGAGCTCGGCTAGACAGGGGCGTGGCGGCGCCACGATGGATGGACATGTTCCCCCACGGAGAGGTGCATCACATAGTTACCTCAAGGTCTGATCACTTTCCTTTGCTCCTGACTCTTGCCAAAGATCATTCTACAAATAAGAAGAAGGGGTTCAGGTATGAGATGATGTGGGAGAGGGTAAATACGTTGGAACCCACTGTGAGGATGGCATGGGGCAATGAAGGATCTGCTAGTACACTTGCCGGAGTTGCACAAAAATTGGGTGAAGTTCAAAAATCGCTGATGGTGTGGTCCAGGAAGGACTTTGGGTCTGTAACCTGGAATATTAAAAAGAAACGCCAGCGACTTAAAGAGCTTGTGGAAAAGCCAAATCATGGGGAAAAAGAAACCTTAATAAAAAATACAGCGGCGGAGTTGGATGAACTCTTGCTCAGGGAGGAAGTCATGTGGAGACAGCGCTCTCGGGCCACTTGGATCAGAGAGGGAGACCAAAATACACGCTATTTTCATCGGAAGGCATCTTGGCGGCAGAAGAAGAACACTATCAGAAAACTGAAGAATAATGATGGTGTATGGGTGGAAAAAAAGGAGGACCTGAATAAGTTGGCCACTGAGTTTTTTAAGCAACTCTACACTAAAGAGGAAGGAGTGGCCCCTTTTGAACTAATTGAGATGTTTCCCCGCACGGTAGGAGAGGAGATGAACAGGGGCCTGACAAAGGAATTCACTGAAAAAGAAATTAGTGACGCGCTTTTCCAGATTGGACCTCTAAAGGCGCCTGGGCCGGACGGTTTTCCGGCGCGTTTTTTCCAACGGAACTGGGAGTTTATGAGGAAAGATGTAGTTGCAGCAGtaaggaacttttttgaaaatggGATTATGCCGGAGGGAATAAATGACACAACCATTGTTCTTATCCCTAAAGGAAACAACCCACAGAGTTTAAAAGACTTCCGCCCAATAAGCCTTTGCAACGTGATTTACAAGGTAATTTCCAAGTGTTTGGTCAACCGGCTGAGGCCTCTCTTGGATGAGCTAATTTCAGAAACTCAGAGTGCCTTCATCCCGGGAAGGATGATCACAGATAATGCCATCATTGCGTTCGAGTGTTTTCATAAGATCCAACACAGCAAAAATCCCCACAATACATACTGTGCGTACAAGCTTGATCTAGCAAAAGCGTATGATAGAGTGGACTGGGATTTCCTTGAGGGAGCCATGGAGAAGATGGGTTTTAATGCTTTATGGATTAGCTGGATCATGAAGTGCGTGAAATCGGTCCGGTTTTTAGTGAAATTGAATGGAGAAGTGCTAGAACTGTTCAGCCCGTCAAGAGGGCTCCGTCAAGGTGACCCCCTTAGCCCGTATTTGTTTCTTTTTGTTGCTGACGGTCTAGCCACCATCTTTAACAGAGAGGTTTAGGGAGGGAGAATATCACCGGTAAAGGTGGCACGAAACAACCCAGGAATCTCAAATCTCTTATTCGCAgatgacagcctagtattctttaaGGCTTCGAGTGACCAAGCAAGGGCGGTCAAGAGGGCTCTTACTTTGTTTCAACAATGCACGGGCCAACTATTGAGCAGCAGTAAGTGTTCGATTTTATTTAGTGAACACTGCCCTCTGGACACACAAATAGAAATCAAAGAGATCCTAGCTTGTGAGACATCAACTTTTGAAAGCAAGTATCTGGGACTTCCAACCCCGGATGGAAGAATGAAGGACACCCATTTTCAGCCTATCATGGATAGGTTCCTAAAGAGATGTAATGATTGGGCAGGGAGGTATATGTCCTTTGCCGCCAAGGAGGTGCACGTGAAGTCTGTCGTACAAGCGTTGCCTACTTTTGCCATGGGGGTGTTCAAATTCTCGGTGGGCTTCTGTGACAAGTATGAGCGGCTTATTAGGGAGTTTTGGTGGGGAGAAGATGGTGAGAAGAGGAAGGTCCACTGGATGGCCTGGGATGATATGATCAAGCCCAAGAGGGCGGGTGGCATCGGCTTCAGGGATATGTACATCTTCAACCAAGCCCTCTTAGCGCGACAAGGCTGGCGTCTCCTTCAAAATCCTAATAGCCTGTGTGCAAGAGTCCTTAAATCCAAATACTACCCGAGAGGTGACCTCCTTGACACCGTGTTTGCGGCGGATGCCTCGCAAGCTTGGAGAGGCATTGAGCATGGACTGGAATTACTGAAAAAGGGACTGATTTGGAAAGTGGGAAATGGGAAGAACATTCAAATTCAGAGGGACCAATGGGTCCCCAGGAGGAGTGGCCTAAAGATCACAGTATTTAAAAGGCGGTCAAGACTGAGGTGGGTGAACCAGCTAATGAAGCGAGACAGGAAAGAATGGGACGAGGCCCTCGTGCATCAAATATTCCATAAGTATGATGCAGAAGCAATATGTAAAATAAAGATCCCATCGAGTATGGCGGAGGACTGTGTTGCATGGAACGAGGAGAAGTTGGGTGTGTTCTCTGTTCGTAGTGCCTACAGGCTTGGCGCAAATCTCAAATACCAACGCAGCATGAAAGCATCAAGTTCAGGTAATGAGGCGGATAATAGAAGTGTTTGGGACCTCATATGGAAGGCAAAGGTCCCGGAGAAAATCAGGATATTCGCATGGCGAGTAGCGACTGAAACATTGCCCACAAAAGAGAACAAGCGAAAGAGAACACTGGAGGTTGATAACATCTGTAATATTTGCGGAAAGGAAAAGGAAGATGAATTCCATGCGGTAATGAGCTGCACAAAGGCCAGAGCACTTAGAGAAGAAATGAGGGCTCACTGGGAGTTACCCGCCGAAGATCAGTGTCGTTTTAATGGTGACGACTGGCTCCAGAACCTCCTGGGAAGGTGTGATGCGGAGGGGAGAAGCAAACTCCTGCTCTTGCTTTGGAGGGCCTGGTGGCTAAGAGATGATTGCATCCATGCTGATGGAAGGGCTACTATTAATCAGTCAGTCCAATTCCTTCTAAAATATGTGGATGAAATCAAGATGGACAAAACAGATTGCAGTGCAGGGGACAGGGCAATACCCCCGGTCGGCCTTCCGTTTGATCGGGCCGCTAGTTCACGACGGGCAGAAATCAAGGAAGGGAAAAAGGTCCAAGGGACGAACACATGCATCAGAAGGAACAACGTCAGAGAGGGGGATCAGGCAGACAAACCAGATGAGATGCCAGTGCACTCTGGATCAGGGGATGAGGGACAATGGGTTCCTCCGGTCGAGGGTATCTGGAAAATGAACTCAGATGCGGCGTTCCTGCCTAGCTCAGGGGAATCGACGGCCGGCGTAGTCGTCAGGAACCACCTGGGAATGGTTGCCTTGTGCAGCGGCCAGCGGCTACAACTTTGCAGTAGCCCCGAGGAAGCTGAACTTAATGCGATCCTACACGGTCTTTCTGTTCTAACTAAATACTACCAGGGCCCGGTTTGTGTGGAGTCTGATTGTGCTACGGCTGTCAGTCTACTCAATAACAGAGGAAGCAATCAGTCAGCCTTTTTCCCTCTAATCACGGATGTTTGGAACCTTGAGAAGAAGGTTGCTGCGATAACTTATAAGACCGTGAGAAGGGACAAGAATAAGCTGGCGCACGAGATTGCAGCTCATGTCAGGAGACAGGGAGACTATTTCTCTTTTGGAGATGTCCCTCCAAACCTTAGAAGTATCCTCATTGAGGATTGTAATAGCTCCGTTAAGTAATATAAGCCTCTGGGTGGGctgtttcctcaaaaaaaaaaaaaatcacgTTCGCAGTACCATGTTTTTGTTGTACGTACTGACATAACCCTATCTTTGTAGCCCAACGCTTGCATGGACTTGCCTTACATTTTGCTAGCTACTACTGCCTTCTtaagtttttccttcttcttttggACGATGCACCGCATCTGTGGTGTCGACAGTACGCACTGTCACCAGTTAACAATGTAGCGTCGACCAAGATAAGATTTCTGGTAGTACAATATGAATGCATGGGTACcttctaatggaaataaaatagccACGCGCGGACGGACACACGAGGAGAATGGGTGTGCCTCACATGTGGCGCAAAGTTTGGCCAAGGCAGTgcttgtaagagcatctccaatagcttgtTTATATGGATGTCTATACTCGTTTTCCACGACGTGAGACCAAAACAGGCGTCCAACAGCTTGTCTATATGGTTGTCCAAATATACACATCCTCTAAATCGACCTTGACAATGTCCACGCCTGGACAATGTAAAGGCGTTGTCTAAACTCAGATGTAGTCATGATTTTTCCTCTTCCCAGCAacggcccacctgtcatggtccctgtatatagacgttctgatgcaaaactggatgtgtatatgagggaatctttttagaccattgtctatatgaatatatagacatccaaatatacacatgctattggagatgctctaagcctaCTACGTGTCGACCTCCTCTGCCCTGTCTTTCTGGGTGTGAGCTGCACTAGCAGCACTATTGGCATTTCTGTGTGTGGTTGAGCGCGTCATGTAAACAAACTAATTCGGAAAGAAAAGgtccattttactaccctgaataaAGTGGATGGTTCACTTCACCCCGATCTATTTTTCTGCTTCTTTTAACCCGAAACGAACAAAACATCCCCTAGCTGGTTT
It contains:
- the LOC119336701 gene encoding phytoene synthase 1, chloroplastic-like — encoded protein: MQQMATTVTLLLGAASSPGDGAARDGVQCSRMLPRRRQQRPRWVLCSLKYGCLGVGEPGEAGTRSAASPVYSSLTVSPGGEAAVAVVSSEQKVYDVVVKQAALLKRQLRPQQAAPPAVARELDAPRGGLGEAYARCGEICEEYAKTFYLGTLLMTEERRRAIWAIYVWCRRTDELVDGPNASHITPQALDRWERRLEDLFARRPYDMLDAALSDTITKFPIDIQPFKDMIDGMRTDLKKARYTNFDELYMYCYYVAGTVGLMSVPVMGIAPESKATAESVYGAALALGLANQLTNILRDVGEDARRGRIYLPQDELAEAGLSDEDIFKGVVTDKWRKFMKRQIKRARMFFEEAERGVTELRKESRWPVWASLLLYRQILDEIEANDYNNFTRRAYVGKAKKVLALPVAYGRSLLLPYSLRNNQT